One window of Tenacibaculum maritimum NCIMB 2154 genomic DNA carries:
- a CDS encoding sodium:solute symporter family transporter, with protein MKKIQHIVTITLIFLSFISSFGQAKLKITDLPKIPALKKGTKSLGYAGMLGGTHNGVILAAGGANFPNGLPWEGGKKVWYKNIYVLKNNVWKQSATKLPIPLAYAAAVSTKDGILTIGGNNATFTSNKVFLLTYTPASDQVKVIAYPSLPEPLAYTAAVLVDGYVYVMGGKNMHRSTNSFYRLDLKNKKRWEKLVDFPGLPRALHCAVAQETSTSKKLFVFGGRNQVAGKKSQTLTNYLSYDLKKHTWKNEGDIVIDGKTNVLMGASAAAIGSMGVVLYGGGDEVLFDRLENLALQLKTVPNDSLATVLQQQKNTILNNHPGFSKNILAYNTITKKWFVYDSLATKLPVTALSFKSGNDFTIISGEISPGIRTPKVQQFKITDTEHAFGFINYSVLVLYLFISVLIGLYFARKQKSTDDYFTGGGRVPWWASGLSVFGTLLSAITFMAIPAKAFTTDWAFFFLNITAILITPVIAFIFIPFFNKLKIKTAYEYLEDRFNYTARAFGSLSFILFQLGRIGIILLLPSLAISIVTGIPVEASILIMGFLCIFYTAFGGIEAVIWTDVMQVIVLLGGSVLAVVWILLHTEASFNDMIRYASEKNKFNVINTNFDFTEATFWVVLIGGLASAMVTQGTDQTIVQRFLTSTNVKDSQKTLYTNAVLTLPASIIFFGIGTLLFIFYSEMPSALSPAISNNDSIFPWYIVHELPIGVSGLLVAGIFSAAMSSISSSLNSVSTAYCNDFYAHFKPNVSDVKLLQIARMVTVATGILGVLLALWMASSNIKSLWDQFYRYLGLFTGGLGGMFLLGMLTKRATAKGTLLGLLCSAILIWYVSNFTEINFLMYSFFGVVSCFGFGYLFSFIFTEKPSGTR; from the coding sequence ATGAAGAAAATTCAACATATAGTAACGATAACTCTTATCTTTTTATCTTTTATTTCATCTTTTGGACAAGCTAAATTAAAAATTACAGATCTTCCTAAGATACCTGCTTTAAAAAAAGGAACTAAATCACTAGGTTATGCGGGAATGCTAGGCGGCACTCATAACGGTGTTATTTTAGCTGCTGGAGGAGCTAACTTTCCTAACGGATTGCCTTGGGAAGGGGGCAAAAAAGTTTGGTATAAAAATATTTACGTACTCAAAAATAACGTTTGGAAACAATCTGCAACAAAGCTTCCCATTCCTCTAGCCTATGCTGCTGCTGTTTCTACTAAAGACGGCATTTTAACTATTGGCGGAAATAATGCTACTTTTACAAGTAATAAAGTTTTCTTACTTACTTATACTCCTGCTTCTGATCAGGTAAAGGTTATAGCGTATCCAAGCTTACCCGAACCGCTAGCTTATACCGCTGCTGTTTTGGTTGATGGCTATGTGTATGTTATGGGGGGTAAAAATATGCATAGAAGTACCAATTCTTTTTACAGACTGGACCTTAAAAATAAAAAACGTTGGGAAAAACTAGTGGATTTCCCCGGGTTGCCAAGAGCTCTTCATTGTGCTGTTGCTCAGGAAACATCTACCTCTAAAAAACTGTTTGTATTTGGTGGAAGAAATCAAGTTGCTGGAAAAAAATCACAAACACTTACTAATTATTTGTCTTATGACTTAAAAAAACATACTTGGAAAAATGAAGGAGATATTGTAATTGACGGAAAAACCAACGTATTGATGGGAGCATCCGCAGCAGCTATTGGATCCATGGGAGTGGTGTTATATGGTGGAGGAGACGAGGTACTGTTTGATAGATTAGAAAATTTGGCATTGCAATTAAAAACAGTTCCTAATGATAGTTTGGCTACGGTGCTACAGCAACAAAAAAATACCATTCTTAACAATCATCCTGGTTTTTCTAAAAATATTTTAGCTTATAATACTATTACTAAAAAGTGGTTTGTATATGATAGCCTTGCCACCAAGCTACCTGTTACTGCGCTTTCTTTTAAAAGTGGCAATGATTTTACTATCATTTCAGGAGAAATTTCTCCTGGAATTCGTACTCCAAAGGTGCAACAATTTAAAATTACAGATACCGAACATGCTTTCGGTTTTATAAATTACAGCGTTCTTGTTTTGTATTTATTCATTTCTGTTTTGATAGGGCTTTATTTTGCTAGAAAGCAAAAATCTACTGATGATTATTTTACTGGTGGCGGTCGTGTTCCTTGGTGGGCATCAGGGTTAAGCGTATTCGGAACTTTGTTAAGTGCAATTACTTTTATGGCTATTCCAGCCAAGGCATTTACTACTGATTGGGCTTTCTTTTTTCTTAATATTACCGCTATTTTAATTACCCCTGTAATTGCCTTTATCTTTATTCCTTTTTTTAATAAATTAAAAATAAAAACTGCTTATGAATACCTTGAGGACAGATTTAATTATACTGCTCGGGCTTTTGGTAGTTTATCATTTATCTTATTTCAATTAGGAAGAATAGGAATTATATTATTACTTCCTTCTTTAGCCATTTCAATTGTTACAGGGATTCCCGTAGAAGCTAGCATTTTGATTATGGGGTTCTTATGTATATTTTATACTGCTTTTGGAGGAATAGAAGCTGTTATATGGACGGATGTAATGCAGGTGATTGTTCTTCTTGGAGGAAGTGTGTTGGCTGTAGTATGGATTCTACTTCATACAGAGGCTTCTTTTAATGATATGATTAGGTATGCTTCAGAAAAAAACAAATTCAATGTTATTAATACCAACTTTGATTTTACAGAAGCTACTTTTTGGGTGGTGCTTATTGGTGGGTTGGCATCTGCTATGGTTACGCAAGGAACAGATCAAACCATCGTGCAACGTTTTTTAACAAGTACTAATGTAAAGGATTCTCAAAAAACACTATATACCAATGCCGTTCTTACGTTGCCTGCTAGTATCATTTTTTTTGGTATAGGAACATTGCTTTTTATATTTTATAGTGAAATGCCTAGTGCATTGTCTCCTGCTATTTCTAATAACGATTCTATTTTTCCTTGGTATATCGTGCATGAGCTACCAATAGGGGTTTCAGGGTTATTAGTTGCAGGAATTTTTTCTGCTGCCATGTCTAGTATTAGTAGCAGCCTTAACTCTGTATCTACGGCTTACTGTAATGACTTTTATGCTCACTTTAAGCCTAATGTAAGTGATGTAAAATTGCTCCAAATAGCTAGAATGGTTACTGTTGCTACTGGTATCTTAGGGGTTTTATTGGCGCTTTGGATGGCTAGCTCAAATATTAAATCTCTTTGGGATCAATTTTATCGTTATTTAGGTCTGTTTACTGGAGGACTTGGAGGAATGTTTCTCTTAGGGATGCTTACTAAAAGAGCAACGGCAAAAGGTACTTTACTAGGGTTACTTTGTAGTGCTATTTTGATATGGTATGTTAGTAATTTTACGGAAATTAATTTTTTGATGTACTCTTTCTTTGGAGTGGTTTCGTGCTTTGGCTTCGGATACTTATTCAGTTTTATCTTTACTGAAAAGCCTTCTGGTACTCGCTAA
- a CDS encoding exo-alpha-sialidase, whose product MKHRIPLFFLILFLSISSINAQSGKFLQLDGVNDFMEVLDHSDLDIDSSEDFTVTARIRSNAIGDYYRILSKRDTNGVGYEMFVRNTNGTFATNLGSTSGTGSGPGYGTTVVQDGLWHHVAFVVNRATSTSKIYVDGNLQDTKALSSIATANFANATNFTVGKKSSWFYNGNIDEVRVWSKAMTENDLVSDMTTVLNGSESDLLAAWNFENVTGTSVPDITGNGHTGTLYGGASIIEHNNPTMFFSSATLSNITTIPVGKGNQNEGVALVNISTSGGLNPLKTTALNISLAGTKPSNINTIKVYYTGSNKTLSTTTLFGTANPSNGDITIHGSQDLLLGNNYFWVTYDISNTAIEGDTMDAAVNTVTVGGNIEPLNTTNVSGSRLILLEHNQLWKDGDNGAARYRIPAITTALDGTLIAAIDKRYAFGDLNDNTNIDIVIKRSTDGGKTWSDEITVADFGVVNGVHEGASDPAIITDRNTGDIIILYLGYNGIFGSSPSNRSRVFMSRSSDNGLTWSTPSDISDDVYPTGWYMSWVASGSFSQTRSGRLIAVVTSRQNSSRTLSNHLIYSDDGGYNWSIEKATPYSRDGDESKVVELANGDLLMNMRRSGGYRYISKSTDGGTTWSPQTQETQLPDPRNNADLIRYTSVNEGFNKNRLLFSNARTNNSPRKNVNVYLSIDEGVTWPSNYQKQIYAGNADYTTMTILENGDIGMLYETRENGGFQIVYARFSLDWLTSGADSYMKATVPNAASNLTASNFGNSVNLSWKDNATTELGFEIYRSTTNGTGYTLIAKVPADTTTYTDLSTSLNSTYYYVVKAYNSGGVANPTNEVSVTTNESTPIILNAFPKKYQLYPRGANNKALVTIAGTATNAVDSLITKVYRPNGIVSRIAMEAQTNFSFTVEIDAILHDYSIELFAKSTAGVETLVKKSTHITAGDVYVINGQSNAWAIDYDNAYNDQDLPASAKWVRTIGAMHVYNKPAIQPEASNTDWFLARGKAPNLLNGEYVGNGMVGVLGINIGIHLVSSENVPIAIINGAGGGGAISFYQKTTNNDLDKPYGRLQYRLENSGLKDAVKAFIWDQGENNAGDTTAAYKTALNQLYNSLKSDYNFNKFYLIQTPPGCNSSNGHQTIREAQRQFVAATPNTRILTRHGFSPDPKQPDGNYFLTDGCHYHEHAYKSLANWISKLAAYDFYGATVNYEAPKLVKVLRESANSLVIEFDKNVEIQPDLTINGNTYAIKDYAFAINKTRTSAISEIELVSGNPKRVRLSFSGRDISNSDQLTYILDDNYPATSIPYRGPWIVDANTKVGAVGFTKGMTETDHVTYCTPNAMASSNAVFIDYVKFNTSPAFDVSSGNVGYEDHTSKIIQMTPGENYTLNIGAGNPTALAPKRLDIWIDYNQDGVFHPTDELFLGWGSNSYTNTDLLFSNKKVAENALPGKTRMRIALKASNSASNPCDSFTNGEIEDYIVEFASLPYCGKPTITPSSQAYISRLQINEQGGSQVFGWTSGNEGYADRTQYTCSVIQTLDYALTLNIEDNSTAYRTYVAVWADFNKDGDFDDAGEQIIRDEKTTGAGSVTYEHLTIPNTASIGDTRLRVMLKSESIATNSGHPLPCDTIANGEVEDITLNISAVPPSITPEVTKDLFVSSGTPFSTSGTPHTFRIPSLITSNKGTLLAFADERLENSADVPADVNIVLRRSTDNGNTWGPSITAITSHSGDASTVVDKATRRIYLFYIYSLHKTIFHADPDTSSPNSFHTRYVYSDDDGLTWSDYIDITDAVKKPTELAVWAGAGRGIQMRNGTLLIPIVISTTSSASGLKGAFIYSTDHGVTWKRSAGTTVGNFNENTIEELNDGRLMMNSRNSLGYNARAISYTADFGATWTAPVAAPTLIDPYVQGNLIRYTSTLDGYDKNRLLFSNPASTSSRSNNTVRISYDEGQTWAYSKLYQFGGGGYSCLTVLDNGKIGVLYEVASTKGLRFKRFSLEDLTDNTDTFKSLSYCKSTTNPNPNSGGITRLQIIDHTGTGSTLLDNASEEVGYDDQTAIAIPSLNAGTTYRISFTTTNTSNDRKFVAFWADFNGDGDFNDEGENMENWSSDTYTSNTYQFSNGLVIPTSAIEGPTRFRVAYKTEEATQANSGAPTACGTFSYGEIEDYTIAIKKPTASTKSYSFDNFSLYPIPSKGTFNLGFKTEGIGNISVKLLDMNGRLIEEKLYKNTSSYFSETLSFKGVDSGVYILHITNNNKQFVSRITFN is encoded by the coding sequence ATGAAACACAGGATACCCTTATTCTTTCTCATTCTATTTCTCAGTATCTCTTCTATAAATGCGCAATCTGGTAAGTTTCTTCAACTAGATGGCGTTAATGATTTTATGGAAGTTTTGGATCACTCAGATTTAGATATTGATTCTAGTGAGGATTTTACCGTTACTGCTCGGATAAGATCAAATGCTATTGGCGATTATTATCGCATTCTTAGCAAACGCGACACCAATGGTGTTGGGTATGAAATGTTTGTAAGAAATACAAATGGTACTTTTGCTACCAATTTAGGGAGTACTTCTGGTACTGGTTCTGGACCTGGATATGGTACAACCGTAGTACAAGATGGTTTATGGCATCATGTTGCTTTTGTAGTAAATAGAGCTACAAGTACTTCTAAAATATACGTAGATGGAAATTTACAAGATACTAAAGCTTTAAGCTCAATTGCAACGGCTAATTTTGCAAATGCAACAAATTTTACGGTCGGTAAAAAATCTTCTTGGTTTTATAACGGAAATATTGACGAGGTAAGGGTTTGGTCAAAAGCAATGACAGAGAATGATTTAGTTTCTGACATGACTACTGTTCTTAATGGTTCAGAAAGCGATCTATTAGCTGCGTGGAATTTTGAAAATGTAACGGGCACTTCTGTTCCTGATATTACAGGAAATGGCCATACTGGTACTTTGTATGGAGGTGCTTCCATTATAGAACATAACAATCCTACCATGTTTTTTTCAAGTGCTACATTAAGTAATATAACTACAATACCAGTAGGAAAGGGCAACCAAAACGAAGGTGTTGCGCTAGTTAACATTAGTACCTCTGGAGGTTTAAATCCTTTAAAAACTACGGCCTTAAATATTTCTCTGGCAGGTACAAAACCTTCAAACATCAATACTATTAAAGTGTATTATACTGGTAGTAACAAAACCTTAAGCACTACTACTCTATTCGGTACTGCTAATCCTAGCAACGGAGATATTACAATACATGGATCTCAAGATTTACTCCTTGGAAACAACTATTTCTGGGTTACTTATGATATTAGTAATACTGCTATTGAAGGAGATACTATGGATGCCGCTGTAAACACAGTAACTGTTGGAGGAAATATTGAACCATTAAATACAACTAATGTAAGCGGATCAAGGCTAATTCTATTGGAACACAATCAACTTTGGAAAGATGGAGACAACGGAGCTGCTAGGTATAGAATCCCTGCAATTACTACTGCTTTAGATGGCACTCTTATTGCAGCTATTGATAAGCGTTATGCTTTTGGAGATCTTAATGATAATACCAATATAGATATTGTTATAAAACGTAGTACAGACGGAGGTAAAACGTGGTCGGATGAAATTACTGTAGCTGACTTCGGCGTGGTTAATGGGGTGCATGAAGGTGCCTCTGATCCTGCTATTATCACCGATAGAAATACGGGAGATATTATTATTCTGTACTTAGGCTATAATGGAATATTTGGGTCTAGTCCTAGTAATAGATCTCGCGTTTTTATGAGTAGAAGTAGTGATAACGGACTTACCTGGAGTACTCCTTCTGATATTTCTGATGATGTGTATCCTACTGGATGGTATATGTCATGGGTAGCTTCTGGTAGTTTTAGTCAAACAAGATCTGGTAGGTTAATTGCCGTTGTTACTTCTAGACAAAACTCTTCAAGAACGCTAAGCAATCACTTAATTTATAGTGATGACGGGGGCTACAATTGGTCTATCGAAAAAGCTACTCCTTATTCTAGAGATGGTGATGAATCAAAAGTTGTTGAATTAGCAAACGGTGATTTGCTCATGAACATGAGAAGATCTGGCGGATATCGATATATTTCAAAATCTACTGATGGAGGTACAACGTGGTCTCCTCAAACTCAAGAAACTCAACTGCCCGATCCTCGTAATAATGCCGATTTAATCCGATATACTTCTGTTAATGAAGGTTTCAACAAGAACCGACTTCTTTTTTCTAACGCTAGAACCAACAACAGCCCTCGAAAAAATGTAAACGTATATTTAAGTATTGATGAAGGAGTTACTTGGCCTAGCAATTATCAAAAGCAAATTTACGCTGGAAATGCGGACTATACCACAATGACTATTTTAGAAAATGGGGATATAGGAATGCTTTATGAAACTAGAGAAAACGGAGGTTTCCAAATCGTATATGCTCGATTTAGTTTAGATTGGCTTACCTCTGGAGCAGATTCTTATATGAAAGCAACAGTACCTAACGCCGCTTCTAATTTAACAGCTTCTAACTTTGGTAATTCTGTAAACCTTTCTTGGAAAGATAATGCAACTACTGAATTAGGCTTTGAAATTTATAGATCAACTACTAATGGAACTGGATATACTTTAATAGCTAAAGTACCTGCCGATACAACTACATATACAGATCTTAGTACTTCCTTAAACAGTACTTATTATTATGTGGTTAAGGCTTATAATTCTGGAGGAGTTGCAAATCCAACCAATGAAGTTTCAGTAACTACAAACGAATCGACTCCTATTATACTGAATGCTTTTCCTAAAAAATATCAACTATATCCTAGAGGAGCTAATAATAAAGCTTTGGTTACTATTGCAGGAACTGCTACCAATGCTGTTGATAGTCTAATTACGAAAGTTTACAGGCCTAATGGAATTGTTTCTAGAATTGCCATGGAGGCTCAAACTAACTTTTCATTTACCGTAGAAATTGACGCTATTTTACATGATTATTCCATAGAACTATTTGCTAAATCTACTGCTGGCGTTGAAACACTTGTTAAAAAAAGTACGCACATTACCGCTGGTGACGTATATGTCATAAACGGACAATCAAATGCTTGGGCAATTGACTACGATAATGCTTATAACGATCAAGACCTTCCTGCAAGCGCAAAATGGGTACGAACTATAGGGGCAATGCATGTGTATAATAAACCAGCAATCCAACCAGAAGCTTCCAATACAGATTGGTTTTTAGCTCGTGGAAAAGCTCCTAACCTTCTTAACGGCGAGTATGTTGGTAACGGAATGGTTGGTGTTTTGGGTATTAATATAGGAATCCATCTAGTAAGCTCTGAAAATGTTCCTATTGCTATCATCAACGGAGCTGGAGGAGGCGGTGCGATCTCTTTTTATCAAAAAACTACCAATAATGATCTTGATAAACCTTATGGAAGGTTACAGTATCGTTTAGAAAATTCTGGATTAAAAGATGCGGTAAAAGCTTTTATTTGGGATCAAGGCGAAAATAATGCTGGAGATACTACTGCTGCTTATAAAACAGCTTTAAATCAATTGTATAATTCTTTGAAGTCCGATTATAATTTCAATAAATTCTACTTAATACAAACCCCTCCAGGATGTAATTCTTCAAATGGACACCAAACAATTAGAGAGGCTCAAAGACAATTTGTAGCAGCAACTCCAAATACACGAATACTTACCCGTCATGGTTTTTCTCCTGATCCAAAACAACCTGATGGAAACTACTTTTTAACAGATGGATGTCATTATCATGAACATGCTTATAAGTCTTTAGCGAATTGGATCAGTAAATTAGCAGCGTATGACTTTTACGGCGCCACCGTTAACTATGAAGCTCCTAAATTGGTAAAAGTTTTACGTGAATCTGCCAATAGCTTGGTCATAGAATTTGATAAAAATGTGGAAATTCAACCTGATTTAACTATTAATGGTAACACTTATGCTATTAAAGATTATGCTTTTGCTATCAATAAAACTAGAACCTCTGCTATCTCAGAAATAGAACTTGTTAGTGGAAATCCTAAAAGAGTGCGTTTATCGTTTTCTGGGCGAGATATCTCAAATAGTGATCAATTAACATATATTTTGGATGACAACTACCCTGCTACTTCAATACCTTACAGAGGTCCTTGGATTGTAGATGCTAATACTAAAGTGGGGGCTGTTGGTTTTACCAAAGGAATGACAGAAACAGACCATGTTACCTACTGTACTCCTAATGCAATGGCTTCTTCAAATGCCGTGTTTATTGACTATGTGAAATTTAATACTTCCCCAGCCTTTGATGTTTCTTCGGGTAATGTAGGTTATGAAGATCATACTTCTAAAATCATACAAATGACTCCTGGAGAAAATTATACACTTAATATTGGTGCAGGAAATCCAACCGCTTTGGCCCCAAAACGTTTAGATATATGGATTGACTATAATCAAGATGGTGTATTTCATCCTACTGATGAGTTGTTTTTAGGCTGGGGATCTAATTCCTATACGAATACTGATTTATTATTTTCTAATAAAAAAGTTGCTGAAAATGCGCTTCCTGGAAAAACAAGAATGAGAATAGCGCTTAAAGCTAGCAACTCAGCATCCAATCCTTGTGATAGTTTTACAAATGGCGAAATAGAGGATTATATCGTAGAATTTGCCTCTCTTCCTTACTGTGGAAAACCTACTATAACGCCCTCTTCTCAAGCTTATATAAGTAGGTTGCAAATAAATGAACAAGGAGGTAGTCAAGTTTTTGGGTGGACTTCTGGCAATGAAGGGTATGCAGATAGAACGCAATATACTTGCTCTGTAATCCAAACGTTGGATTACGCACTTACTTTAAATATTGAGGATAATAGTACTGCTTACAGGACTTATGTTGCTGTTTGGGCAGACTTTAATAAAGATGGTGATTTCGATGATGCTGGAGAGCAAATCATTAGAGATGAAAAAACAACTGGAGCTGGGTCTGTAACTTATGAACACCTTACAATTCCTAACACTGCTAGTATAGGAGACACCCGATTACGCGTAATGTTAAAGTCTGAATCTATTGCTACAAACTCGGGCCATCCTTTACCTTGTGATACCATAGCAAATGGTGAAGTGGAGGATATCACTTTAAACATATCAGCAGTTCCTCCTTCAATTACTCCCGAGGTTACAAAAGATCTTTTTGTAAGCTCTGGAACTCCTTTTTCTACAAGTGGTACGCCTCATACATTCAGAATTCCTTCGTTGATTACAAGTAATAAAGGGACTTTATTGGCTTTTGCTGATGAACGTTTGGAAAATTCCGCTGATGTTCCTGCTGATGTAAACATTGTTTTAAGACGAAGTACAGATAACGGAAATACTTGGGGACCTTCTATTACCGCCATTACAAGTCATAGTGGAGATGCTTCTACAGTAGTAGATAAAGCTACAAGAAGAATATACTTGTTCTATATTTACTCACTCCATAAAACCATTTTCCATGCAGATCCTGATACTTCTAGCCCGAATTCTTTTCATACTAGGTATGTATATAGCGATGATGATGGCCTCACTTGGTCTGATTACATTGATATTACCGATGCTGTAAAAAAACCTACAGAGCTAGCTGTTTGGGCAGGCGCTGGTAGAGGGATACAAATGCGTAATGGTACTTTATTAATTCCTATTGTGATTTCAACTACAAGCAGTGCTTCAGGACTAAAAGGGGCTTTTATATACAGTACAGATCATGGAGTTACATGGAAAAGAAGTGCTGGAACTACTGTTGGTAACTTCAATGAAAATACTATCGAAGAATTAAATGATGGTAGGTTAATGATGAACTCTAGAAATAGCCTAGGTTACAACGCTAGAGCAATTAGTTATACTGCTGATTTTGGTGCTACATGGACAGCTCCTGTAGCAGCGCCTACGTTAATAGATCCTTATGTGCAAGGTAACCTCATACGATATACTTCTACCTTGGATGGATATGACAAAAACCGATTGCTTTTTTCTAATCCTGCAAGTACCTCTTCTAGGTCTAACAATACGGTAAGAATTAGCTACGATGAAGGACAAACTTGGGCGTATTCAAAACTATATCAATTTGGCGGAGGCGGTTACTCTTGTTTAACAGTACTTGACAATGGTAAAATAGGCGTTTTATATGAAGTAGCTAGTACAAAAGGGTTGCGTTTTAAACGTTTCTCCTTAGAAGATTTAACGGATAATACAGATACTTTTAAGTCATTATCTTATTGTAAATCTACTACAAACCCGAATCCGAATTCAGGAGGAATTACTCGTTTGCAAATTATAGATCATACTGGTACTGGAAGCACCTTGTTAGATAATGCTTCTGAAGAAGTTGGTTATGATGACCAAACAGCTATTGCAATACCTAGTTTGAATGCAGGTACTACCTACAGAATTAGCTTTACAACCACAAATACTAGCAATGATAGAAAGTTTGTTGCTTTTTGGGCTGATTTTAATGGCGATGGAGATTTTAATGATGAAGGGGAAAATATGGAAAACTGGTCATCGGATACTTATACTTCAAATACTTATCAATTTAGCAACGGACTCGTTATCCCTACTTCGGCAATTGAGGGGCCTACTCGATTTAGAGTTGCTTATAAAACAGAGGAGGCTACTCAAGCTAATTCTGGAGCTCCAACTGCTTGTGGCACCTTTTCTTATGGAGAAATTGAAGATTATACCATTGCTATTAAAAAACCAACAGCAAGTACTAAAAGCTACTCTTTTGATAATTTTAGCTTATACCCTATTCCTTCAAAAGGTACTTTTAATTTAGGATTTAAAACTGAGGGTATCGGTAATATATCCGTTAAATTATTAGACATGAACGGTAGGCTTATTGAAGAGAAACTTTATAAAAATACTTCGTCTTACTTCTCTGAAACACTTTCTTTTAAAGGAGTGGATTCAGGCGTATATATATTGCATATAACAAATAATAATAAGCAATTCGTAAGTAGAATAACTTTCAACTAA